The Candidatus Hydrogenedentota bacterium genome includes a window with the following:
- a CDS encoding type II secretion system protein — translation MKLREKKGFSLVETLVVLAIILILMALYLPTLAKAMRKAKEVAGKEALRQSAIGKFADVANSTRPGDSRPGRDEARDAFRQSLDIGKGDSMIVSELLYVVRSDDEFRAYYHTLLNPDNNEPLTYSDGGSLNAYDEFGALHVLERTEVLDYRGATYVMAWEFISTNLGETSSGTLGGTVLYSDGHTNYVRYPDEFPMTRTVAELSHAFVAG, via the coding sequence GTGAAACTACGGGAAAAGAAGGGCTTCTCGCTGGTCGAGACGCTGGTCGTCCTGGCGATCATCCTTATTCTGATGGCGCTGTACCTCCCCACGCTCGCGAAGGCCATGCGCAAGGCCAAGGAAGTTGCCGGAAAGGAAGCGCTCCGCCAGAGCGCAATAGGCAAATTCGCGGATGTCGCAAATTCCACCCGCCCGGGCGATTCGCGCCCGGGCCGCGACGAGGCGCGCGATGCGTTTCGGCAGTCGCTCGATATCGGCAAGGGCGACTCGATGATCGTGAGCGAACTGCTCTACGTCGTGAGGAGTGACGACGAGTTCCGGGCGTACTACCACACGCTGCTCAACCCGGACAACAACGAACCGCTCACCTATTCCGATGGGGGCAGTCTCAACGCGTACGACGAATTCGGTGCGCTCCACGTGCTGGAGCGAACAGAGGTTCTGGACTACCGCGGGGCAACGTACGTCATGGCGTGGGAATTCATCTCGACCAACCTCGGAGAAACCTCGAGCGGGACGCTCGGCGGCACCGTACTCTATTCGGACGGTCACACCAACTACGTGCGTTATCCCGACGAATTTCCCATGACACGCACCGTCGCCGAATTGTCCCACGCGTTTGTGGCGGGTTAG
- a CDS encoding DNA mismatch repair protein MutS translates to MISNLRLLVFLIGIAVAWASWWMQWFAWYWVAAPVLVFAALAVAHDAAIRSLKRARLAIAHYDRCIARVNDRWAGAGRRGDDLQPANHPYAVDLDIFGAGSLFELLCTARTRAGEQVLAAWLTAPAAVETVRARQDALAELRDGLDLREDLALLGADVDSGVLPDVLVKWATAPQNFSSSGLRVIAVVVGALNVLALIAWPVFGIGPGLFMLGLIAAVLLTRFAGGAAVKRVVEAIDEPGRELALLAKVLARLEQERFEHGRLRDLHADITANGARASVCIGRLHKLLSAFESRNNQLFAVIALMLMWDVHFAYAFEAWRRRYGANVKKWLDAVGELEALCSLAAYHYERPNDPFPEIVESETVFDGAEIGHPLITSNKCVRNTVRLDKTTRLFIVSGSNMSGKSTLLRTVGINAVLALAGAPVRATSLRVSPLAIGATLRVQDSIQSGDSRFYAEIRRLHQLSRIAREPLPLLFLLDEILHGTNSHDRKIGAEAVIRSFLGAGAIGLVTTHDLALTQAVDAFAPYAINVHFEDHIEDGKLAFDYTMRPGVVQKSNALELMRRIGLDV, encoded by the coding sequence CTGATCTCCAACCTCCGCCTGCTTGTCTTTCTCATTGGAATCGCCGTCGCGTGGGCGTCATGGTGGATGCAATGGTTTGCGTGGTACTGGGTTGCCGCGCCGGTCCTCGTGTTCGCCGCGCTCGCCGTAGCGCACGACGCTGCCATTCGCTCGCTGAAGCGCGCGCGGCTCGCCATTGCGCATTACGACCGTTGCATCGCCCGCGTGAACGACCGATGGGCCGGCGCCGGCCGGCGCGGCGACGACTTGCAGCCTGCAAACCATCCTTATGCCGTGGACCTCGATATTTTCGGCGCCGGTTCGCTATTCGAGCTGCTGTGCACGGCGCGTACGCGCGCAGGCGAGCAGGTGCTCGCGGCGTGGCTCACAGCGCCCGCAGCAGTCGAAACGGTCCGCGCGCGCCAGGACGCGCTCGCCGAACTGCGCGATGGGCTCGACCTGCGCGAAGACCTCGCGTTGCTGGGTGCGGATGTCGACTCGGGCGTATTGCCGGACGTGCTCGTGAAATGGGCGACCGCTCCCCAGAACTTCTCATCGAGCGGGCTGCGCGTTATCGCGGTGGTCGTCGGCGCGTTGAACGTGCTCGCCTTAATTGCGTGGCCTGTTTTCGGAATTGGGCCGGGACTTTTCATGCTCGGTTTGATAGCCGCGGTCCTGCTCACGCGCTTCGCCGGTGGCGCCGCGGTGAAGCGGGTTGTCGAAGCGATCGACGAACCCGGCCGCGAACTTGCCCTGCTCGCCAAGGTCCTCGCCCGGCTCGAACAAGAACGGTTCGAACACGGCCGGTTGCGCGACTTGCACGCGGACATTACCGCGAACGGTGCTCGCGCGTCCGTGTGCATCGGGCGCCTGCACAAGCTCCTCTCCGCGTTCGAGTCGCGCAACAACCAACTCTTCGCCGTCATTGCGCTGATGCTGATGTGGGACGTTCACTTCGCGTATGCGTTCGAAGCATGGCGCCGGCGTTACGGCGCAAACGTAAAGAAATGGCTCGACGCCGTCGGTGAACTTGAAGCGCTGTGTTCGCTCGCCGCGTACCATTACGAGCGGCCGAACGATCCCTTCCCCGAAATCGTCGAGTCCGAAACCGTATTCGACGGCGCCGAAATCGGGCATCCGCTGATTACGTCAAACAAATGCGTTCGTAACACCGTGCGACTCGACAAGACAACACGCCTGTTCATCGTCAGCGGTTCCAACATGAGCGGCAAGAGCACGCTGCTCCGCACGGTCGGCATCAATGCCGTCCTCGCGCTGGCGGGCGCGCCGGTTCGCGCGACGTCGCTGCGCGTATCGCCGTTGGCGATTGGCGCGACACTGCGCGTGCAGGACTCGATCCAGTCCGGCGATTCCCGGTTCTACGCCGAGATTCGCCGCCTGCACCAACTCTCCCGAATTGCGCGCGAGCCGCTGCCGCTATTGTTTCTGCTCGACGAAATCTTGCACGGAACGAATTCGCACGACCGCAAGATTGGCGCGGAAGCCGTGATCCGCAGCTTTCTCGGCGCAGGCGCAATAGGACTCGTCACCACGCACGACCTCGCCCTGACGCAGGCCGTCGATGCTTTCGCGCCGTATGCCATAAACGTGCACTTCGAGGATCACATCGAAGACGGCAAGCTCGCCTTCGATTACACCATGCGCCCGGGAGTCGTACAAAAGAGCAACGCGCTGGAGCTGATGCGGAGGATTGGATTGGACGTCTGA
- a CDS encoding FAD-dependent oxidoreductase: protein MEWKRRDWFKQLGSAFAWLALPASAGAATEPETLPIATVPPPDPGTIRQSYELVVVGGGIAGTSAAISAARNGVKVALVHERSMLGGNSSSEVKLYPENGAGHQPWIKEGGIHEEFHTEERVRNHQDYKEGTMNCHWDLVLYEWAIREPNLTLFLNTHMHRAVMDAANRIRGVYCIQLGTEKTYELEAPLFIDATGDGVLGHRAGADYRWGREAKSEFGEALAPDVADEKLMGNTLFFRAVDTGNPVPFKLPEWAVSFDTEADLTSRNHSYLEGGYWWIEVGAPWHPIKDNNAITHEALRQLLGVWDHIKNKGDHGAENYGLEFAGFWPYKRECRRILGDFVMTQQHVQDPQPLPDSVAYGVWGIDIHVQGGILARSERPYPPPGLDTEWEARGTMVYGIPLRSLYSRNIENLMMAGRPISGSYVAFSSSRVLSTGSIVGQATGIAAALCRKHKATPRQIANDHAHECQQLILRQGGHIPGVKNEDKADLARRARVTASSEAALAFPQGKDATELAMPLAQIFPVTARRLDRVELYLESKLDRDVSVTLGLSEAPAVWDFRSSGDVAQAGAVVRAKSSGWVLFNFGARVRPNRLHFVHTNSQDGVSWRVHSENEIDLANRCPVGVTAGSLPSGTRWRPYTNGRTFAMRVAPGSLPYTAQNVVRGTNRPDDWTNIWISDADKGVPAWIELRWPRRVAFNTIEITFDTNANRRVTLPLFRYPECVKNYQLDVGDGTTWKQVANVEGNYDRRRVHRFDRVTADRLRLNVLATNGVPNARVYEVRVYDEA from the coding sequence ATGGAATGGAAACGCCGCGACTGGTTTAAGCAATTGGGTTCCGCATTCGCGTGGCTCGCGCTGCCGGCCTCCGCGGGCGCCGCGACAGAACCCGAAACGCTGCCCATCGCAACGGTCCCTCCGCCGGATCCCGGCACGATCCGCCAATCGTACGAACTCGTTGTGGTTGGCGGGGGTATCGCCGGCACCTCGGCTGCGATCAGCGCCGCGCGCAACGGCGTGAAAGTCGCGCTGGTGCACGAGCGCTCTATGCTCGGTGGCAACTCTTCGAGCGAGGTAAAGCTCTACCCCGAGAATGGCGCCGGCCACCAGCCGTGGATCAAGGAAGGCGGCATCCACGAGGAGTTCCACACGGAAGAACGCGTGCGCAATCACCAGGACTACAAAGAAGGCACGATGAACTGCCACTGGGACCTTGTGCTCTACGAGTGGGCGATTCGCGAGCCGAACCTCACGCTCTTTCTCAATACGCACATGCACCGCGCCGTTATGGATGCCGCGAACCGCATTCGCGGTGTGTACTGCATTCAACTCGGCACGGAGAAGACGTACGAGCTCGAAGCGCCGCTATTTATCGACGCGACCGGCGACGGCGTGCTCGGGCACCGCGCGGGTGCGGACTACCGCTGGGGCCGCGAGGCGAAGAGCGAATTCGGCGAGGCCCTCGCGCCGGACGTGGCCGACGAAAAGCTCATGGGCAACACACTGTTCTTCCGCGCGGTGGATACCGGCAACCCCGTGCCATTCAAATTGCCCGAGTGGGCCGTGTCATTCGATACCGAAGCCGACCTCACTTCGCGCAATCACAGCTACCTCGAAGGCGGTTACTGGTGGATCGAAGTCGGTGCGCCCTGGCACCCGATCAAGGACAACAATGCGATCACGCACGAAGCGTTGCGCCAACTGCTCGGCGTGTGGGACCACATCAAGAACAAGGGCGATCACGGAGCGGAAAACTATGGCCTCGAGTTTGCCGGCTTTTGGCCGTACAAGCGCGAGTGCCGGCGCATCCTCGGCGACTTCGTGATGACGCAACAACATGTGCAGGACCCGCAACCGTTGCCGGATTCCGTCGCATACGGCGTATGGGGCATCGACATTCACGTGCAGGGAGGCATCCTCGCGCGCAGCGAACGCCCGTATCCGCCGCCCGGATTGGACACCGAATGGGAAGCGCGCGGCACGATGGTCTACGGCATCCCGCTGCGCTCGCTCTATTCGCGCAATATCGAAAACCTCATGATGGCCGGCCGGCCCATCAGCGGCAGTTACGTCGCCTTTTCGTCATCGCGAGTCTTGTCGACCGGCAGCATCGTCGGTCAAGCCACCGGCATTGCTGCTGCCCTGTGCAGGAAACACAAGGCGACCCCGCGCCAAATCGCGAACGATCACGCGCACGAATGTCAGCAGCTTATCCTGCGCCAAGGTGGGCACATTCCGGGCGTAAAGAACGAAGACAAGGCCGATCTCGCGCGCCGCGCCCGCGTGACTGCGAGCAGCGAAGCGGCATTGGCGTTTCCGCAGGGCAAGGACGCAACCGAACTCGCCATGCCTCTCGCGCAGATATTCCCCGTGACCGCGCGGCGGCTCGATCGTGTCGAATTGTATCTGGAATCGAAACTGGACCGCGACGTCTCCGTGACCCTTGGACTGAGCGAGGCGCCCGCGGTGTGGGACTTCCGAAGCAGCGGTGACGTCGCCCAGGCGGGCGCGGTTGTTCGCGCGAAATCGAGTGGTTGGGTGCTGTTCAATTTTGGCGCCCGCGTGCGTCCGAATCGGTTGCACTTCGTCCACACCAACAGCCAGGATGGCGTTTCTTGGCGGGTGCATTCCGAAAACGAAATCGATCTCGCGAATCGTTGCCCCGTCGGCGTGACCGCGGGCAGCCTACCCTCGGGAACCCGGTGGCGCCCGTACACCAACGGACGTACCTTCGCCATGCGCGTCGCGCCCGGCAGTCTTCCGTACACGGCGCAAAACGTCGTGCGTGGCACGAACCGGCCCGACGACTGGACCAACATCTGGATTTCCGACGCGGACAAGGGGGTTCCCGCGTGGATCGAATTGCGCTGGCCGCGCCGCGTAGCGTTCAATACGATCGAAATTACGTTTGACACCAACGCGAATCGCCGTGTGACCTTGCCGCTGTTCCGCTATCCCGAGTGCGTCAAGAATTACCAACTCGACGTCGGCGATGGGACAACGTGGAAACAAGTTGCGAACGTCGAAGGCAACTACGACCGCCGCCGCGTGCACCGTTTCGATCGCGTGACCGCCGATCGGTTGCGGCTCAACGTGCTCGCGACGAACGGCGTCCCCAACGCGCGCGTGTACGAAGTTCGTGTGTATGATGAAGCGTAG
- a CDS encoding succinate dehydrogenase/fumarate reductase iron-sulfur subunit: MSKTTFRIWRGDASGGKLCDYATEITEGMVVLDAVHGIQAEQANDLAVRWNCKAGKCGSCSAEINGKPRLMCMTRISDLPPDKPVTIEPMKAFPVIKDLVTDVSWNFSVKKKIKPFKPRKPDAPDGTWRMQQEDVDRVQEFRKCIECFLCQDVCHVLREHHLHDEFIGPRFLVYAAALEMHPLDVEARVEDLSNAHGIGYCNITKCCTKVCPEHITITDNAIIPLKERVVDRYYDPLVWVWNAVKSMFRSAEA, translated from the coding sequence ATGTCAAAAACGACCTTTCGTATCTGGCGGGGTGACGCATCGGGCGGGAAGCTGTGTGATTACGCCACGGAGATCACCGAAGGCATGGTGGTCCTGGATGCGGTGCACGGAATTCAGGCGGAGCAAGCGAACGACCTTGCCGTGCGATGGAACTGCAAGGCGGGCAAGTGTGGCTCGTGCTCCGCGGAGATCAACGGCAAGCCGCGCCTGATGTGCATGACCCGCATTAGCGATCTGCCCCCGGATAAGCCCGTCACCATCGAGCCGATGAAAGCCTTCCCCGTCATAAAGGACCTCGTGACGGACGTTTCCTGGAACTTCTCCGTCAAGAAAAAGATCAAACCGTTCAAACCGCGCAAGCCCGACGCGCCGGACGGCACCTGGCGAATGCAGCAGGAAGACGTCGATCGCGTCCAGGAGTTCCGCAAGTGTATCGAATGCTTCCTGTGTCAGGACGTGTGCCACGTGTTGCGCGAACACCACTTGCACGACGAATTCATCGGCCCGCGTTTTCTCGTGTACGCCGCCGCGCTCGAGATGCACCCGTTGGACGTCGAGGCCCGGGTCGAAGATCTGAGCAACGCGCACGGCATCGGCTATTGCAACATCACGAAATGCTGCACGAAAGTCTGCCCGGAACACATTACGATTACGGACAACGCCATCATCCCGCTGAAAGAGCGCGTCGTCGACCGGTATTACGATCCCCTCGTGTGGGTGTGGAATGCTGTGAAGTCGATGTTTCGGAGCGCCGAGGCGTAG
- a CDS encoding type II toxin-antitoxin system RelE/ParE family toxin has protein sequence MFEVLLSRQARRYYASVDATVAKRLEDVFKRLESDPFPEGTAPLHGELRGFWRMRVGQYRVIYDVNERDNVIRIVRIGPRGDVY, from the coding sequence ATGTTTGAGGTCCTTCTCTCGCGGCAGGCGCGGCGATACTACGCATCGGTTGACGCGACCGTTGCGAAGCGGCTCGAGGACGTGTTTAAGCGACTAGAATCCGATCCCTTTCCGGAGGGCACGGCACCTTTGCACGGGGAATTACGAGGATTTTGGAGAATGAGGGTTGGCCAATACCGAGTCATTTACGATGTGAACGAGCGCGACAACGTGATACGTATCGTTCGAATCGGTCCGCGTGGAGACGTTTACTGA
- a CDS encoding fumarate reductase/succinate dehydrogenase flavoprotein subunit, translating to MGDYKAFEHDVLVIGAGGAGLRAAIEASAAGVKVGVICKSLLGKAHTVMAEGGVAAAMANVDERDNWRVHFADTMRGGQYLNNPRMAELHAKEAPDRVRELEAWGALFDRTKDGRILQRNFGGHKYPRLAHVGDRTGLEMIRTLQDHGIHRGIDFHMECTVVTLLKDGDRVSGAFCYERERGRFMVFKAKAVVIATGGFGRAYKITSNSWEYTGDGQSLAYHAGAELLDMEFVQFHPTGMVWPPSVRGILVTEGVRGEGGVLRNSQGRRFMFDDIPDLYKNQTADNEEEGWRYTQGDRNARRPPELLTRDHVARCIVREIKEGRGSPHGGVFLDIAWIKERIPKGAEHIKKKLPSMYHQFKELAGIDITQEPMEVGPTTHYAMGGVRVDGDSQMSCVPGLFAAGECAAGLHGANRLGGNSLSDLIVFGKRAGEYAAAFAKEQGDVSLDEGQINEAAQRALAPLERQGASTNGEGPYQIQHALQEMMQDLVGIVRQESEMQRALDGIQNLRERAERVVAHGNREYNPGWHTALDLENLLTVSEAITLAALERKESRGAHFREDFPDKVESFGKLNILVRRGSDGAMIVKSTPRIEPSAEQQVIIVEMK from the coding sequence ATGGGGGACTACAAGGCGTTCGAGCACGACGTGCTTGTAATTGGCGCCGGCGGCGCGGGATTGCGCGCGGCGATCGAGGCTTCGGCTGCGGGTGTGAAGGTGGGCGTCATCTGTAAATCGCTTCTGGGCAAGGCACACACCGTGATGGCGGAAGGCGGCGTCGCGGCGGCAATGGCCAATGTGGACGAACGCGACAACTGGCGCGTCCATTTCGCGGACACGATGCGCGGCGGGCAGTACCTCAACAATCCGCGCATGGCGGAGTTGCACGCGAAAGAAGCGCCGGACCGCGTGCGCGAACTCGAAGCCTGGGGCGCGTTGTTCGATCGCACGAAAGACGGGCGCATCCTGCAGCGCAATTTCGGAGGACACAAGTATCCCCGCCTCGCCCACGTCGGCGATCGCACCGGGCTCGAAATGATCCGCACGCTTCAGGACCACGGCATCCATCGCGGCATCGACTTCCACATGGAGTGCACGGTGGTAACGCTGTTGAAAGACGGCGATCGCGTGTCGGGCGCGTTCTGTTACGAACGCGAGCGCGGGCGCTTCATGGTGTTCAAAGCGAAAGCGGTCGTAATAGCGACTGGCGGGTTCGGGCGCGCGTATAAGATCACGAGTAACAGTTGGGAGTACACGGGCGACGGGCAGTCGTTGGCCTACCACGCGGGCGCGGAACTGCTCGACATGGAGTTCGTGCAGTTTCACCCCACCGGAATGGTGTGGCCGCCGAGCGTGCGCGGCATTCTAGTTACGGAAGGTGTGCGCGGCGAAGGCGGCGTCTTGCGCAATAGCCAGGGCCGGCGCTTCATGTTCGACGACATACCCGATCTCTACAAGAACCAGACCGCGGACAATGAGGAAGAAGGCTGGCGCTACACGCAGGGGGACCGCAACGCCCGGCGGCCACCGGAACTCCTCACGCGCGACCACGTGGCGCGGTGCATCGTTCGCGAGATTAAGGAAGGCCGTGGCAGTCCGCACGGCGGCGTGTTCCTCGATATCGCGTGGATCAAGGAGCGCATTCCAAAAGGCGCCGAACACATCAAGAAAAAACTGCCCAGCATGTACCACCAGTTCAAGGAACTTGCGGGTATCGACATCACGCAGGAACCGATGGAGGTCGGCCCAACGACCCACTACGCGATGGGCGGCGTGCGCGTGGACGGCGATTCGCAGATGTCCTGCGTGCCCGGATTGTTCGCGGCCGGAGAATGCGCCGCCGGTCTGCACGGCGCGAACCGCCTGGGGGGCAATTCGCTGTCGGACTTGATAGTCTTCGGTAAGCGCGCCGGCGAATATGCCGCCGCGTTCGCCAAGGAACAGGGGGACGTGTCGCTCGACGAGGGTCAAATAAATGAGGCGGCGCAACGCGCATTGGCGCCGCTCGAGCGGCAAGGCGCCTCGACGAACGGCGAGGGCCCGTACCAGATTCAGCATGCATTGCAGGAAATGATGCAGGACCTCGTGGGCATCGTCCGCCAAGAATCCGAAATGCAGCGCGCGCTCGATGGCATTCAGAACCTGCGCGAGCGCGCGGAACGCGTCGTAGCGCACGGCAACCGCGAGTACAACCCCGGCTGGCACACCGCCCTCGACCTCGAGAACCTGCTGACGGTGTCCGAAGCGATTACCCTTGCCGCGCTCGAACGCAAGGAAAGCCGCGGCGCGCATTTCCGGGAGGATTTTCCGGACAAGGTAGAAAGCTTCGGTAAGCTGAATATTTTAGTACGAAGGGGATCGGACGGAGCAATGATCGTGAAATCCACGCCGCGTATCGAACCATCCGCAGAACAACAGGTTATAATAGTTGAGATGAAGTAA
- a CDS encoding succinate dehydrogenase: MAYSDSLKRQGFGETSRTDAWWLQPVAVFLGLSCFIVYTTWAAFQGTNYFYDAGGAHYLSPFYSPLLFGQANEPRWFDATQPSWWPLWLPFSPAFLILIGPAGMRFTCYYYRGAYYKAFWGDPPSCAVGEPRAGYRGEHKLPLIFQNIHRYFFYPAAVFVLILTYDAYCAMWFYDESGAAHFGIGAGTIVLWANAILLGCYTFGCHCARHQIGGQVDVFSRMLRIRKACYGCVSALNRRHMMWAWISLLWVALSDVYVRLLCAGAIQDWRLF; the protein is encoded by the coding sequence ATGGCGTATTCTGATTCGCTGAAGCGTCAAGGATTTGGCGAGACATCGCGCACCGACGCGTGGTGGCTTCAGCCGGTGGCGGTATTCCTGGGGCTGTCGTGCTTCATCGTCTACACGACGTGGGCGGCTTTCCAGGGAACGAACTATTTCTACGACGCGGGCGGCGCGCATTACCTCTCGCCGTTCTATTCGCCCCTGCTGTTTGGCCAGGCGAACGAGCCGCGCTGGTTCGACGCGACGCAGCCGAGTTGGTGGCCCTTGTGGCTGCCGTTTTCGCCCGCTTTCCTCATCCTCATCGGCCCGGCGGGCATGCGCTTTACGTGCTATTACTACCGTGGCGCGTACTACAAGGCATTTTGGGGCGATCCGCCGTCCTGCGCCGTGGGCGAACCGCGCGCAGGCTACCGCGGCGAACACAAGCTCCCGCTGATCTTTCAGAATATCCACCGCTATTTCTTCTATCCGGCGGCGGTGTTCGTGTTGATCCTCACATACGACGCGTATTGCGCAATGTGGTTCTACGACGAAAGCGGCGCCGCGCATTTCGGCATTGGCGCCGGCACGATCGTGCTCTGGGCGAATGCGATCCTGCTGGGTTGCTACACGTTCGGGTGTCATTGCGCGCGACATCAGATAGGCGGGCAGGTCGATGTCTTTTCGCGCATGCTGCGTATTCGCAAGGCGTGCTACGGCTGCGTCAGCGCGCTGAACCGGCGTCACATGATGTGGGCGTGGATTAGTCTCCTATGGGTCGCGCTTTCCGATGTATACGTGCGCCTGCTGTGCGCCGGCGCGATTCAGGATTGGAGACTCTTCTGA
- a CDS encoding exo-alpha-sialidase — translation MRTLRAHVLLILPIVCATAQEAATTRWLDPRCNPVECTRNGPFIQNEDGSLLSVEGKRLWSSADGGKTWVEASGTIASGLNMESGGHVGQFVRAKSGALVIVYLNFDGYAFEWDDAKNEPLPSCKLELWTVRSVDGGKTWIDNQQLIGGYNADFMGFIQTGKGRLVATVEHLDPDSKRWVVCSLVSDDDGKTWRRGNWIDLGGRGHHDGAVEPMVVEMKDGRLMMLIRTNLDRFWRAYSDDGLYWRKIEPTDIEASSAPGWLTRLKSGRLVLVWNRLNSERKGEWKKSVNPSASETPASWHREELSLAFSDNDGTTWTKPQVVAFHDGGQLAYPYVIERSAGEVWVFTRYTFDEHGKSAPFLSLSLSESDFANK, via the coding sequence ATGCGAACGTTACGTGCCCATGTGCTTCTGATCCTGCCAATCGTGTGCGCCACCGCACAGGAAGCCGCGACTACGCGGTGGCTTGACCCGCGGTGTAACCCCGTCGAATGCACGAGGAACGGCCCTTTCATACAAAACGAAGACGGATCGCTGCTGAGTGTGGAGGGGAAGAGGCTGTGGTCGAGCGCGGACGGCGGGAAGACGTGGGTCGAGGCGAGCGGGACCATCGCGAGCGGCCTGAACATGGAGTCCGGTGGTCACGTCGGGCAGTTTGTGCGCGCGAAGAGTGGCGCGCTCGTCATTGTCTATCTCAATTTCGACGGGTATGCCTTCGAGTGGGACGATGCGAAGAACGAACCGCTGCCGTCGTGCAAGCTCGAACTGTGGACAGTGCGCAGCGTCGATGGCGGGAAGACCTGGATCGACAATCAACAACTAATCGGCGGGTACAACGCGGATTTCATGGGGTTCATTCAGACAGGCAAGGGGCGGCTCGTCGCCACTGTCGAACACCTTGACCCGGACAGCAAGCGATGGGTCGTGTGTTCGCTGGTGTCGGACGACGACGGGAAGACGTGGCGGCGCGGCAATTGGATTGACCTCGGAGGGCGCGGTCACCACGACGGCGCCGTCGAGCCCATGGTCGTTGAAATGAAGGATGGCCGCCTGATGATGCTCATCCGTACAAATCTGGATCGCTTTTGGCGGGCCTATTCCGATGACGGCCTGTATTGGCGCAAAATCGAGCCGACCGATATTGAGGCAAGCAGCGCGCCGGGATGGTTGACACGCCTGAAAAGTGGGCGCCTGGTGCTGGTCTGGAACCGCCTGAATTCCGAGCGAAAGGGCGAGTGGAAAAAGTCGGTGAATCCGTCCGCGTCCGAAACACCGGCATCGTGGCACCGCGAAGAATTGTCGCTCGCCTTTTCCGACAACGACGGGACGACCTGGACCAAGCCTCAGGTCGTCGCGTTTCACGATGGCGGTCAGCTCGCGTATCCGTATGTAATCGAGCGAAGCGCCGGCGAGGTTTGGGTGTTTACGCGGTATACGTTCGACGAACACGGAAAATCGGCGCCTTTCTTGTCACTTTCGCTTTCGGAAAGCGATTTTGCGAACAAGTAG
- a CDS encoding ThuA domain-containing protein has protein sequence MMSGIRVTVWNEGIHERMDERVRAIYPNGMGAQIAQYLEKQPSIASVRVSELHHPEHGLGADLLNNTDVMTWWGHKAHKDVADEVVDRVHQRVLDGMGLVVLHSGHHSKIFRKLMGTSCDLKWREIGERERIWVVDPAHPIADGLPEYIELPHVEMYGEHFDIPQPDRQVFISWFQGGEIFRSGCCWHRGKGKVFYFRPGHETFPIYHDPNVLRVIYNAIKWAAPTGVTAITRGNVKPIENVIIDP, from the coding sequence ATCATGTCCGGTATTCGAGTAACCGTTTGGAACGAAGGCATCCACGAGCGGATGGACGAACGCGTCCGCGCGATCTATCCCAACGGCATGGGCGCGCAGATCGCGCAGTATCTGGAGAAACAGCCCAGCATCGCGTCCGTTCGCGTGTCGGAACTGCACCACCCCGAACACGGTCTCGGCGCCGACCTTCTAAACAACACAGACGTGATGACGTGGTGGGGCCATAAGGCGCACAAAGACGTCGCCGACGAAGTCGTCGATCGCGTGCACCAGCGCGTCCTCGATGGCATGGGCCTCGTCGTGCTGCATTCGGGCCACCACTCGAAAATCTTCCGCAAACTCATGGGCACGAGTTGCGACCTGAAATGGCGCGAGATCGGCGAGCGCGAGCGCATCTGGGTTGTCGATCCCGCGCATCCCATCGCCGACGGCCTGCCCGAATACATCGAACTCCCGCACGTCGAAATGTACGGCGAACATTTCGACATCCCCCAGCCCGATCGCCAGGTCTTCATTAGCTGGTTTCAGGGAGGAGAAATCTTTCGCAGCGGATGCTGCTGGCACCGCGGCAAAGGCAAGGTGTTCTATTTCCGCCCAGGACACGAAACGTTTCCCATCTACCACGACCCGAACGTGCTGCGCGTGATCTACAATGCGATAAAATGGGCCGCGCCCACCGGGGTGACCGCGATCACCCGCGGAAACGTGAAGCCGATCGAAAACGTGATCATCGATCCATAA